The Christiangramia flava JLT2011 genome has a segment encoding these proteins:
- a CDS encoding ABC transporter permease, whose amino-acid sequence MRNLSLIIQREYLARVRNKTFIIMTFLSPLIFVGMIMLIAYLSMLNSTEQKIIGIHDETGLFSSEFKDGEQVQYLDYSEESLEQARKEVLDSEYFGLIHIGKMEAGDARPSEIEFFGKETPGFGTVENIEKTISDRLTREQLIRKGIDVSEIDKARTKVDISIQNFSGERSSKMANYIKMFFGGAAGYLLMMFIIIYGNMVMRSVIEEKTNRIIEIIVSSVKPFQLLLGKVTGTSLAGVTQFTIWIILGAVLLFGISSFLGIDPATVQTPASEMVKTAPQPEINQLVVEILKLPYASLLSFFIIYFVGGYFLYSSIYAAIGAAVDSETDTQQFMFPIILPLVLGIYVGFFSVVENPHGTVSTIFSIFPLTSPIVMLMRIPFGVPWYEILASVVVLLGTIFGVLWISAKIYRVGILMYGKKPTYKEIFKWLKY is encoded by the coding sequence ATGCGTAATTTATCACTCATCATACAACGAGAATACCTGGCAAGGGTACGAAACAAAACCTTCATCATCATGACCTTTTTGAGTCCGCTGATTTTTGTAGGGATGATCATGCTGATCGCATATCTGAGCATGCTGAACAGTACCGAGCAGAAGATCATCGGGATACATGACGAAACCGGCCTTTTTTCTTCGGAATTTAAGGATGGGGAACAGGTTCAGTACCTGGATTATTCCGAAGAATCTCTCGAGCAGGCCCGTAAGGAAGTACTGGACAGCGAGTATTTCGGGCTTATCCATATCGGGAAAATGGAAGCCGGGGATGCCAGGCCGTCGGAAATTGAATTCTTCGGAAAAGAAACGCCTGGCTTTGGAACGGTGGAAAATATTGAAAAAACGATATCCGACAGGCTTACGCGAGAACAGCTAATCCGGAAAGGAATTGATGTGTCTGAAATTGATAAGGCACGTACAAAAGTGGATATTTCCATTCAGAATTTTTCAGGGGAACGCAGCTCGAAAATGGCCAATTACATTAAGATGTTTTTCGGCGGCGCTGCCGGTTACCTTTTGATGATGTTCATTATCATCTATGGAAATATGGTGATGCGAAGCGTGATCGAGGAAAAGACCAACCGCATTATTGAAATCATCGTATCATCGGTAAAACCTTTCCAGTTGCTACTCGGGAAGGTGACTGGGACATCTCTTGCCGGGGTTACGCAATTCACGATCTGGATCATCCTGGGCGCCGTGCTGCTTTTCGGGATAAGTTCATTTTTAGGAATTGATCCCGCAACGGTACAGACACCTGCGAGCGAAATGGTGAAGACCGCGCCACAACCGGAGATCAATCAATTGGTCGTGGAAATCTTAAAACTGCCCTATGCCAGCCTGCTCAGTTTCTTTATCATTTATTTTGTTGGGGGCTACTTCCTGTACAGTTCGATCTATGCTGCCATTGGGGCAGCGGTAGACAGCGAAACTGATACCCAGCAATTCATGTTCCCGATTATACTTCCGCTGGTTTTGGGAATTTATGTAGGTTTCTTTTCAGTAGTTGAAAATCCTCATGGCACCGTTTCTACCATTTTTTCTATCTTCCCCTTAACTTCACCCATCGTGATGCTGATGCGCATTCCCTTCGGCGTGCCGTGGTATGAAATTCTGGCTTCCGTAGTGGTACTGCTGGGAACTATATTTGGAGTTTTATGGATTTCTGCCAAAATTTACAGGGTGGGAATCCTGATGTACGGAAAAAAACCAACGTATAAGGAAATTTTCAAATGGCTTAAATATTAA
- a CDS encoding mechanosensitive ion channel family protein, translating into MQENAQEKVKEVIEQDIWGTIKDIWEFGYKIPIGGETINISVGMIVLVILAFVVTSVVLRLIRSFITSKLLEEDKLKFISVFKFIKYFVYLAVILITLSSAGIDVTILLTASAALFVGIGLALQELFQDVIGGVFIILDKSLLVGDIIEMEGRVARVFEIKLRTTRALTRDDKVMIIPNHKFISDTVFNYTQNHKTTRESVRVGVAYGSDVERVREVLLECAREQKNILKKPEPFVLFEDFGDSALLFGLHFYVSDSFVDPKTKSEIRFRIDQKFRLNNITIPFPQRDVHLFYPPGAAPEKPKNE; encoded by the coding sequence ATGCAGGAGAACGCGCAGGAAAAAGTCAAGGAGGTCATCGAACAGGATATCTGGGGAACCATCAAGGATATCTGGGAATTTGGCTATAAAATTCCGATTGGTGGCGAAACCATCAATATTTCAGTAGGAATGATCGTGCTGGTCATTCTGGCTTTCGTGGTGACCAGTGTGGTTCTTCGGCTTATTCGTTCGTTCATAACTTCCAAGCTGCTGGAGGAAGACAAGCTGAAGTTCATCAGCGTCTTTAAATTCATCAAATATTTCGTGTATCTCGCGGTGATCCTGATCACGCTAAGTTCAGCAGGAATCGATGTAACGATCTTACTAACGGCATCTGCCGCACTTTTCGTAGGTATTGGTCTGGCGTTGCAGGAACTTTTCCAGGACGTGATCGGCGGGGTTTTTATCATTCTTGATAAATCACTTCTGGTAGGCGATATTATCGAAATGGAAGGTCGTGTGGCCCGTGTTTTCGAGATCAAACTGCGTACGACCCGGGCACTAACCCGTGATGATAAGGTCATGATCATTCCCAATCATAAATTCATCAGTGACACGGTATTCAATTACACGCAAAATCATAAGACCACCAGGGAATCGGTTAGAGTGGGTGTGGCCTACGGAAGCGATGTAGAACGCGTGCGGGAAGTGTTGCTGGAATGCGCCCGGGAGCAGAAAAACATCCTTAAAAAACCCGAACCTTTCGTATTATTTGAAGATTTTGGAGATTCGGCACTGTTGTTCGGTTTGCATTTTTATGTGTCAGACAGTTTTGTGGATCCCAAGACGAAAAGTGAAATCAGGTTCAGGATCGACCAGAAATTCAGGTTGAACAATATCACCATTCCTTTCCCTCAAAGAGATGTGCATCTTTTTTATCCTCCCGGTGCCGCTCCGGAAAAGCCTAAAAACGAATAA
- a CDS encoding sigma-54-dependent transcriptional regulator: MAKILLIEDEASIRRVLVKILSEENKDYEVVEAEDGLAGMERIKNEDFDLVLCDIKMPKMDGVEVLEATKKIKPDVPMVMISGHGDLDTAVNTMKIGAFDYISKPPDLNRLLNTVRNALDRKELVAENTRLKKKVSKNYEMIGESEAIVHIKDMIEKVAHTDARVLVTGPNGTGKELVAHWLHQKSDRSKGPMIEVNCAAIPSELIESELFGHVKGAFTSANKDRAGKFEAANKGTIFLDEIGDMSLSAQAKVLRALQENRISRVGSDKDIKIDVRVIAATNKDLKKEIEDNNFREDLYHRLAVILIEVPALKERKEDIPLLVDHFSKKIAQEQGINEKQFTKEAIDKLQESEWRGNVRELRNVVERLIILGGTEITDEDVELFGSRF; the protein is encoded by the coding sequence ATGGCTAAGATATTATTGATTGAAGACGAGGCTTCGATTCGAAGGGTCCTCGTTAAAATACTTTCCGAAGAAAATAAAGATTATGAAGTGGTGGAGGCCGAAGATGGTCTTGCCGGCATGGAGCGTATCAAAAATGAAGATTTTGACCTGGTTCTTTGCGACATCAAAATGCCGAAAATGGATGGCGTTGAGGTATTGGAAGCGACCAAAAAGATCAAACCTGATGTGCCTATGGTGATGATCTCTGGTCACGGAGACCTGGATACTGCGGTGAATACCATGAAAATTGGCGCTTTCGATTATATTTCCAAACCGCCAGATCTCAACAGGCTGTTGAATACTGTTCGCAATGCACTCGACCGTAAGGAACTGGTAGCCGAAAATACCCGCCTCAAGAAAAAAGTGAGCAAGAATTATGAGATGATCGGGGAATCTGAAGCCATTGTCCATATCAAAGACATGATCGAAAAAGTGGCGCATACCGATGCCCGTGTACTGGTTACAGGACCCAACGGAACAGGAAAAGAGCTGGTGGCACACTGGCTGCACCAGAAAAGTGATCGCTCTAAAGGGCCAATGATCGAGGTAAACTGTGCGGCCATTCCTTCTGAATTGATCGAAAGTGAGCTTTTTGGTCACGTAAAAGGCGCATTTACCTCGGCCAATAAAGATCGTGCTGGGAAATTTGAGGCGGCCAATAAAGGAACGATTTTCCTGGATGAGATTGGCGATATGAGCCTATCTGCACAGGCGAAAGTGTTACGCGCGCTTCAGGAGAACCGAATTTCCAGGGTTGGAAGCGACAAGGATATCAAAATAGATGTACGGGTGATCGCTGCAACCAATAAAGACCTGAAAAAAGAAATCGAAGACAATAATTTTCGGGAAGACCTGTATCACCGCCTTGCGGTAATTCTTATTGAAGTTCCGGCGCTGAAGGAGCGTAAAGAAGATATCCCTTTGCTGGTGGATCACTTCAGTAAAAAGATCGCGCAGGAGCAGGGCATCAACGAAAAGCAATTCACGAAAGAGGCTATTGATAAGCTCCAGGAAAGTGAATGGCGAGGAAATGTTCGCGAACTTCGGAATGTGGTGGAACGACTGATCATTCTTGGAGGTACGGAAATTACCGATGAAGACGTCGAATTGTTTGGAAGCCGATTCTAA
- a CDS encoding PPK2 family polyphosphate kinase, translating into MKEINPSQFYAEGAINLEERPTFLDLQAKEKKIEKELENVREDLGEWQDVLYAHGKYSVLVCLQGMDTAGKDSLIREVFKDFNSRGVVVHSFKTPTSKELKHDYLWRHYIALPERGKFGVFNRTHYENVLVTKVHPNYILHENIPGIDSVEDIDEAFWEKRYQQILDFEKHIQANGTIIFKFFLHLSKNEQKHRLLRRLNKSSKNWKFSPGDLKERELWEDYQDCYAEAISKTSTPETPWYIVPADDKPSARYIVAKILLDKLSEYKDVQEPELAPEIKENLDAYKKMLEKE; encoded by the coding sequence ATGAAAGAAATCAATCCGTCCCAATTCTATGCTGAAGGTGCCATAAACCTTGAAGAACGGCCTACTTTCCTGGACCTGCAGGCTAAGGAAAAGAAAATCGAAAAAGAGCTGGAAAATGTGCGTGAAGATCTGGGGGAATGGCAGGACGTGCTATATGCCCACGGAAAATATTCGGTTTTGGTGTGTTTGCAGGGAATGGATACGGCCGGGAAAGACAGCCTGATTCGGGAAGTGTTTAAGGACTTCAATAGTCGTGGAGTGGTGGTTCATAGTTTTAAGACTCCAACTTCCAAAGAGCTGAAACATGATTACTTATGGAGGCATTATATCGCGCTTCCCGAGCGAGGTAAATTTGGCGTATTCAACAGGACTCATTATGAAAACGTCCTGGTCACCAAGGTTCATCCAAATTATATCCTCCATGAGAACATCCCGGGGATCGATTCCGTAGAAGATATTGATGAAGCCTTCTGGGAAAAACGCTACCAGCAAATCCTGGATTTTGAAAAGCATATTCAGGCCAACGGAACCATTATTTTCAAGTTCTTCCTGCACTTGTCCAAAAATGAGCAAAAACACCGCCTGTTGAGAAGGCTGAATAAAAGCAGCAAGAACTGGAAATTTTCTCCCGGAGACCTGAAAGAACGTGAATTGTGGGAGGATTATCAGGACTGTTATGCTGAAGCTATTTCCAAAACTTCCACGCCTGAAACGCCCTGGTATATCGTCCCTGCAGATGATAAACCCAGTGCGCGTTATATCGTAGCGAAAATTCTGCTGGACAAGCTTTCGGAATATAAGGATGTTCAGGAACCGGAATTAGCTCCTGAAATCAAAGAAAACCTGGACGCTTATAAGAAAATGCTGGAAAAAGAATAG
- a CDS encoding M28 family peptidase — protein sequence MKFVHLLLAIFSFATIFAQNPSVNDSLEIRKIYDMSLLNGKSYDWLEHLSNDIGGRLSGSYEAQQAIEYTKAELEALGLDKVWLQPVMVPKWTRGSREYAYLQTGPGATTELDICALGGSVPTAPTGLKAQVIEVQGIEQLKEYGKENIEGKIVFFNRPMQADLIQTFKAYSGCVDQRYSGAMEASKMGAVGVLVRSMNLRIDDFPHTGSMSYGDLPEREQIPAAAISTQDAEYLSSMLKLNRETQVYLKMNCEQHEDVQSYNVIGEITGSEKPEEIMVVGGHLDSWDLGDGSHDDGAGCVQSMEVLRLFREIGYKPKRTIRVVLFMNEENGLRGGNKYAEVAREKGENHVFALESDAGGFTPRGFNFNSSVAQFEKITSWKSLFEPYLIHLFAKGGGGADIGPLGNSGNIALAGLMPDSQRYFDYHHAANDTFEAVNKRELELGAATMASLMYLVDQYGLD from the coding sequence ATGAAATTTGTACACCTGCTTTTGGCAATTTTTTCCTTTGCCACCATATTTGCTCAGAATCCTTCAGTTAACGATTCCCTGGAGATTCGTAAAATTTACGATATGTCGCTGCTGAACGGTAAATCGTATGACTGGCTGGAACATTTATCCAATGACATCGGCGGAAGGTTATCAGGTTCTTATGAAGCGCAGCAGGCAATAGAATATACCAAAGCCGAACTGGAAGCACTTGGTTTGGATAAAGTATGGCTCCAACCGGTTATGGTGCCAAAATGGACGCGTGGAAGCAGGGAGTATGCTTACTTGCAAACCGGTCCCGGGGCCACCACTGAACTGGATATTTGTGCACTCGGAGGTTCTGTTCCTACAGCTCCAACGGGCCTGAAAGCACAGGTGATCGAGGTCCAGGGCATTGAGCAGCTAAAAGAATACGGAAAGGAGAATATCGAGGGGAAAATTGTATTTTTCAATAGACCGATGCAGGCCGATCTGATCCAGACGTTTAAAGCCTATAGTGGCTGTGTGGACCAGCGATATTCCGGCGCGATGGAGGCGTCTAAAATGGGAGCGGTAGGTGTGCTGGTTCGCTCCATGAACCTTCGAATTGATGACTTTCCGCATACAGGTTCTATGAGCTATGGGGACCTGCCTGAAAGGGAGCAAATTCCCGCGGCGGCTATTTCAACCCAGGATGCGGAATATCTTAGTTCCATGCTGAAGCTGAACAGGGAAACGCAGGTATATCTTAAGATGAACTGTGAGCAGCATGAAGATGTGCAATCCTATAATGTCATTGGGGAAATTACCGGTTCAGAAAAACCCGAAGAGATCATGGTAGTTGGCGGGCACCTGGACTCCTGGGATCTTGGAGACGGGTCTCACGACGATGGTGCAGGTTGCGTACAAAGCATGGAGGTGCTGAGATTATTCAGGGAAATTGGCTATAAACCGAAACGCACTATTCGCGTTGTCCTCTTTATGAATGAAGAAAACGGACTTCGTGGTGGAAATAAATATGCGGAGGTGGCTCGTGAAAAAGGTGAAAACCATGTGTTTGCGCTGGAAAGTGATGCTGGTGGATTTACGCCAAGAGGTTTCAATTTCAATAGCAGCGTTGCACAATTTGAGAAGATCACTTCCTGGAAATCTTTGTTCGAACCGTACCTGATCCATCTTTTTGCCAAAGGCGGTGGCGGAGCAGATATCGGTCCTCTGGGGAATTCGGGGAATATTGCTCTTGCCGGCCTGATGCCTGATTCTCAGCGTTACTTCGATTACCACCACGCCGCGAATGATACCTTTGAAGCGGTGAATAAACGGGAACTGGAGCTTGGTGCTGCAACCATGGCATCGTTGATGTACTTGGTGGATCAATACGGTCTTGATTAA
- a CDS encoding MATE family efflux transporter, whose product MQLTDYTREFHKNLKIAYPVMLGQLGHVMVGLVDNLMIGQLGAAPLAAVSLGNALVFIAMSLGIGFSFAITPLIAEADGADDIEGGRSFFHHGLILSTLNGIFLFIILLIAKPLLYYLDQPEEVVELAVPYLNIVALSMVPLMAFQAFKQFADGLSQTRYAMYATLLANLVNVLFNYLLIYGVWIFPRLELEGAAWGTLISRFFMLWFIWEILRRKVKFSEYFKWSKKEMLKLDIFKKILSLGFPTALQMLFEVAIFTGTIILAGNLGTNPQAANQIALNLASMTFMIAVGLGVTATIRVGNQVGLKHYKELRRVAFSIFLLVFLIEAIFAVLFILLKDILPTFYIDNLEVIGLAAQLLIVAALFQLSDGMQVVILGALRGLQDVKMPTLICFISYWVIGFPVSFYFGRQEQLGSMGIWLGLMAGLTSSALLLYFRFNYLSKKLIRSKQQKLEYGTT is encoded by the coding sequence TTGCAGTTAACAGATTATACCCGAGAATTCCATAAAAACCTGAAGATTGCCTACCCGGTTATGCTGGGGCAGTTAGGACATGTCATGGTTGGGCTGGTTGATAACCTCATGATCGGCCAATTGGGTGCGGCGCCCCTGGCAGCAGTGTCTCTGGGAAACGCACTGGTCTTTATCGCCATGTCCCTCGGAATTGGTTTTTCTTTTGCGATTACTCCGCTCATTGCGGAAGCCGATGGAGCAGATGATATTGAAGGTGGTAGGAGCTTTTTCCATCATGGCCTTATTTTAAGCACGCTTAACGGAATATTTCTTTTCATTATTTTACTCATCGCCAAACCGTTGCTATATTATCTCGATCAACCGGAAGAAGTGGTGGAACTGGCTGTGCCATACCTGAATATCGTAGCACTTTCCATGGTCCCGCTCATGGCATTCCAGGCCTTCAAGCAATTTGCTGATGGCCTTTCCCAGACCCGATATGCCATGTATGCCACGTTGCTGGCAAATTTGGTGAATGTGTTGTTCAATTACCTGCTCATCTATGGAGTTTGGATTTTTCCGAGACTCGAATTGGAAGGGGCCGCATGGGGCACACTCATTTCGAGATTTTTTATGTTATGGTTCATCTGGGAGATCCTTCGCAGAAAGGTCAAATTTTCGGAATATTTCAAATGGTCTAAAAAAGAAATGCTGAAACTGGATATTTTCAAAAAAATCCTGTCTCTAGGTTTTCCTACGGCCCTGCAAATGCTTTTCGAAGTAGCGATATTTACCGGAACGATCATTCTGGCCGGTAACCTGGGAACCAATCCGCAGGCTGCCAACCAGATCGCCCTGAACCTCGCATCTATGACGTTTATGATTGCCGTAGGCCTCGGGGTAACTGCTACGATCAGAGTGGGGAACCAGGTGGGGTTAAAGCATTATAAAGAGCTCCGGCGTGTGGCCTTTTCCATTTTCCTACTGGTTTTTTTAATCGAAGCGATTTTTGCAGTTCTTTTTATCCTGCTGAAAGATATTCTCCCTACTTTCTATATCGATAACCTGGAAGTAATTGGGCTGGCCGCCCAGTTGCTGATTGTGGCCGCTCTCTTCCAGTTGAGTGATGGGATGCAGGTGGTAATTCTTGGAGCACTGCGCGGCTTGCAAGATGTCAAGATGCCTACCCTTATTTGTTTTATCTCTTACTGGGTCATTGGTTTTCCCGTTAGTTTTTATTTCGGGCGTCAGGAACAACTGGGCAGTATGGGGATATGGCTTGGCCTAATGGCCGGTTTGACATCATCAGCCTTATTATTGTATTTTAGATTCAATTATTTGAGCAAAAAATTAATACGTTCAAAACAGCAAAAATTAGAATATGGAACTACCTAA
- a CDS encoding phosphatase PAP2 family protein, translated as MEKLAALDREFFVFLNNLGSERWDWLWLGISDKWMAIPFYAILLFLLFKKFGWRPTLVTMVVVALLVTATDQLANVFKHGFERPRPCQDEELMKIARYVAERCGRFGFFSAHAASSMGVAVFLSLIFNKTYKHFWILLIFWTILVSFSRIYLGVHYPGDVLVGWIFGAILGWLFFRFREWLIQKMLSSVV; from the coding sequence ATGGAAAAACTGGCAGCTTTAGATCGAGAATTTTTCGTTTTTCTGAACAATTTGGGTTCGGAGCGATGGGACTGGCTCTGGCTGGGAATCAGTGACAAATGGATGGCGATTCCTTTTTACGCGATCCTGTTGTTTTTGCTTTTTAAAAAATTTGGCTGGAGACCTACCTTAGTAACAATGGTGGTTGTAGCCCTGCTGGTGACCGCCACAGATCAGCTTGCCAATGTCTTCAAACATGGTTTTGAAAGACCACGTCCCTGCCAGGATGAAGAATTGATGAAAATCGCTCGTTATGTGGCCGAGCGATGTGGCCGCTTTGGATTTTTCTCTGCTCATGCCGCAAGTTCCATGGGTGTGGCGGTTTTTCTGTCTTTGATCTTTAATAAAACCTATAAACATTTCTGGATTCTCCTGATATTCTGGACAATTTTAGTTTCTTTCAGCAGGATCTACCTGGGTGTGCATTACCCGGGAGATGTTTTGGTTGGCTGGATCTTTGGTGCGATCCTGGGCTGGCTGTTTTTCCGGTTCCGGGAATGGCTTATCCAGAAAATGCTTTCTTCAGTGGTCTGA
- the meaB gene encoding methylmalonyl Co-A mutase-associated GTPase MeaB produces the protein MSEKPTKSALSESESKPGSASVNPESGRRIRNFRKNRFNEKAILDRLLKGNKTALGQAITLIESNQQAHQSKAEFLVEGALPYAQKSVRIGITGVPGVGKSTFIESFGNHLIEKGHKVAVLAVDPSSSVSHGSILGDKTRMEKLVTREHAFIRPSPSGDSLGGVARKTRESILLCEAAGFDVILIETVGVGQSETTVHSMTDFFLLLKLAGAGDELQGIKRGIIEMADGIVINKADGDNIKRARDAKLEFNRALHLYPEKESQWKPKVQLCSGLHGEGISEVWEMISEYHKKVQENGFFEKNRHEQNKFWLFQTINEYLKNRFYQNEQVKIALKEQLELIEQHKTTAFAAAKLLLNIR, from the coding sequence TTGAGTGAAAAGCCAACAAAATCAGCTTTAAGCGAGTCGGAAAGCAAACCCGGTTCAGCCAGTGTCAACCCGGAATCTGGAAGGCGCATCAGGAATTTCAGGAAAAATCGCTTTAACGAAAAAGCCATTTTGGACCGACTGCTGAAAGGCAATAAAACGGCTTTAGGTCAGGCTATCACTTTGATCGAGAGCAACCAGCAGGCACATCAGTCAAAAGCTGAATTCCTGGTAGAAGGTGCTCTCCCCTATGCTCAAAAATCGGTTCGTATAGGAATTACCGGAGTTCCCGGGGTTGGTAAGAGTACTTTTATTGAAAGCTTCGGAAATCACCTGATCGAAAAGGGTCATAAAGTAGCCGTGCTGGCTGTGGACCCCAGCAGTTCGGTCTCCCACGGAAGCATCCTGGGCGATAAAACAAGGATGGAAAAACTGGTGACCCGGGAACATGCATTTATTAGGCCTTCTCCAAGTGGAGATTCCCTCGGTGGCGTGGCAAGGAAGACACGGGAAAGCATCCTGCTTTGCGAAGCAGCCGGTTTTGATGTGATCCTGATCGAAACGGTGGGCGTGGGACAGAGTGAAACCACCGTGCATAGTATGACTGATTTTTTCCTATTACTGAAGCTTGCCGGAGCCGGAGATGAACTTCAGGGTATTAAACGCGGGATCATCGAAATGGCCGATGGCATCGTGATCAACAAAGCCGATGGGGATAACATCAAACGGGCAAGAGATGCAAAACTGGAGTTTAACAGGGCACTTCACTTGTACCCCGAAAAGGAAAGCCAATGGAAGCCAAAAGTGCAGTTATGCAGTGGGCTGCACGGAGAAGGAATTTCCGAAGTATGGGAAATGATTTCTGAATATCACAAAAAGGTACAGGAAAATGGTTTTTTTGAAAAAAACAGGCATGAACAGAATAAATTCTGGCTTTTCCAGACGATCAATGAATATTTGAAAAACCGATTTTACCAAAATGAGCAGGTGAAAATTGCCTTAAAAGAACAATTGGAACTTATCGAGCAACACAAAACCACGGCCTTTGCTGCCGCCAAATTACTCTTGAATATTAGATAA
- a CDS encoding organic hydroperoxide resistance protein, with amino-acid sequence MKTLYKTKVTTEGGRNGHAKSEDGVLDVALSMPKSLGGEGGEHTNSEQLFGAAYSACFGSALQEVAKMHKVDLGDFSVTATVKLGKTDKGNLQLAVILDSYLPGVDVKKGEVLVEEAHEMCPYSRATRDNIDVTLNLLLDE; translated from the coding sequence ATGAAAACATTGTACAAAACTAAGGTAACTACAGAAGGCGGCCGCAACGGTCACGCGAAAAGCGAAGACGGGGTGCTGGATGTTGCCCTGAGCATGCCTAAATCACTGGGCGGCGAAGGCGGTGAACATACCAATTCGGAACAGCTTTTTGGAGCGGCCTATTCAGCCTGCTTCGGAAGCGCATTACAGGAGGTTGCCAAAATGCATAAAGTAGATCTTGGTGATTTTAGCGTTACTGCTACCGTAAAACTGGGAAAAACTGATAAGGGGAATCTGCAACTAGCCGTAATCCTCGATTCTTATCTTCCCGGGGTAGACGTTAAAAAAGGGGAGGTTTTAGTGGAAGAAGCGCATGAGATGTGCCCGTATTCCAGAGCTACCAGGGATAATATTGATGTTACATTGAATCTTCTCCTGGACGAGTAA
- a CDS encoding DUF2911 domain-containing protein: MNRTGKLLLKILGGVLVLGFVLLMIVRYNTKAHSPEDTVTYEGKDLKMEVFYNRPYKKGREIFGKLVPYDTVWRTGANEATTFETNEDILVDGSLLKAGKYTLWTIPMPSSWKVIFNDHMYPWGINMDKQAYRDPQYDALVLERPVERIPGPLEQFTISFENSGEFVNMTLAWDQTSVSIPIKEETPDGASTEISQIENVTRPGEDSM; the protein is encoded by the coding sequence ATGAATAGAACAGGAAAATTACTTTTGAAGATCCTTGGAGGCGTGTTGGTGCTCGGCTTTGTATTGCTGATGATCGTTCGGTACAATACCAAAGCGCATAGCCCGGAAGATACCGTGACCTACGAGGGCAAAGATCTGAAAATGGAAGTTTTTTACAATCGCCCGTATAAAAAGGGCAGAGAGATTTTCGGAAAACTGGTTCCCTATGATACCGTTTGGCGAACCGGTGCCAATGAAGCCACCACCTTCGAGACCAATGAAGATATTTTAGTAGATGGCAGCCTACTGAAAGCAGGGAAATATACTTTGTGGACTATTCCTATGCCAAGCAGCTGGAAGGTTATCTTCAACGATCATATGTATCCCTGGGGCATCAATATGGATAAACAGGCTTACCGCGATCCGCAATATGACGCGCTGGTGCTGGAACGGCCGGTGGAAAGAATTCCCGGGCCGCTGGAACAGTTTACCATTAGTTTTGAAAATTCGGGAGAATTTGTAAATATGACACTGGCTTGGGATCAAACAAGTGTGAGCATTCCCATAAAAGAAGAGACGCCAGATGGCGCCTCGACAGAAATATCTCAAATTGAAAATGTTACTCGTCCAGGAGAAGATTCAATGTAA
- a CDS encoding sigma-70 family RNA polymerase sigma factor, which yields MRLYNKYCDGMYYVALRFMKDTMEAEDAMQEAFIKAFDKLHQFNGEVSFGAWLKRIVINKCLDRLKARKMELVAINEQVLGTVEDQEDWQVEDGIGIEEVKKEIENLPEKYKYPLMLYLIEGYDHEEISEILDISQVASRTLVHRGKKKLQDELKTLRNGTGY from the coding sequence ATGCGATTATACAACAAGTACTGCGACGGCATGTATTACGTGGCTTTGAGGTTTATGAAAGATACGATGGAGGCTGAAGATGCGATGCAGGAAGCTTTTATAAAAGCCTTCGATAAACTTCACCAGTTCAATGGAGAAGTGAGTTTTGGAGCCTGGTTAAAACGAATCGTCATCAACAAATGCCTCGACAGGCTCAAGGCTCGAAAAATGGAACTGGTGGCCATCAATGAACAGGTGCTGGGAACCGTCGAAGATCAGGAAGACTGGCAGGTGGAAGATGGAATCGGGATCGAAGAGGTGAAAAAAGAGATCGAGAATTTGCCTGAAAAATATAAATACCCGCTGATGTTATACCTCATAGAAGGCTATGATCATGAGGAGATCAGCGAAATACTGGATATTTCGCAGGTGGCGTCCCGCACCTTAGTACACAGGGGCAAGAAAAAATTGCAGGATGAACTTAAAACTTTGAGAAATGGGACAGGATATTAG